The sequence below is a genomic window from Anaerocolumna chitinilytica.
CATCTGATAATAAAGTCTTCAAACTTGCTTTCAAATGTAGTCTTGTCAGCAGGATCTACTAATACCATATCCTGTGCAGTCTTTGCAAGTTTATCATCCTTAATAAAGTTGGTGTTAGCACCATTCTTTAACTGTTCAGGATCTGTTGTATAAGCTGAAGCCTGATCATATACAGGAGTAAAACCAGTTCCTAAGTTAAACATATTGTAGGTAGGTACTGCATATTTCTTATCGGTAGAACCATCTCTATAAATGTAATTTAATAATTCTGTAAATGTCATAACTGTCTGGTTAATCTTCATACCTGCAGCTGCAACATCAGGATTGTTCTGTAATTTTGTTACAAGTAATTCAGAAACAGGATTCTGTTCGGAAGATGCCCATTCAAGTACAAGAGGCATATAAGTTCCGTCATCTAACTTCTTATAACGGATACCGGAAGAATAAGCCTTTCCGTCTTTGTCATATACCCAGCCGCCATCTTCTAATAACTTGATAGCATCATCAAGGCTGTAAGCATAAGAATCTAACTTGCTTTCAAGATCATCCTTAACATCCTGATACATCCACATAGCAGGTCCGTAAGGTCCGTTTACAACAGAACCGAAACCGCCGGTGAAAGCTTTTGCGAAATCGTTACGATCTAATAAGTGAGCTACAGCCTGACGAACCTCTACAAACTGTGTAGGTCCGAAATCGCATACGAACTGTAATTTACCATATCCGTTACGGTCATAAGCGGTATAGTTGAAGCCACCTTTGTCAACTAAGTCAAGACCGGCATTGATTTCATCACCACTTGACATACCGGTTAATAAGTCTACAGAACCGGTTGATAATTCATCCATAGATGTTTCAGTTGTAACTTTTTTGTAAACGATAGTTTTGATATGAGCTGTCTGTTTCTGATAGTCTCCTAAGTATTTAGGGTTAACTTCAAGAACAGCTTCTTTTGTAGAAGAATCATACTTTGTTGCATTGTAAGGTCCGCATGTAATTGCAGGAACCTTTGTTCTTGCAGCATTGATTTTAGCTTCATAATTCTCTTTTGTAAAGTTATCAGAAAGGTAAGCACCTTTTCCATCATCATTTACAGTTACAGTATCATCTGTAAAGAATGATAATTTGAAAGGCTGAAGGCTTGCCATATTTAATTCATAGAAGTAAGGAAGGTTAGCTTTATCAATTGTAACTGAGAAGCTGTCATCACCGAGTAATCTAACACCGGTAAATTCTTTTGCCTTTCCAGTTGAATAATCCTGGAATCCCTTCCAATATTTTGCTACTATTGTATTATCTGCGCCCATATCGGTAATAACTTTAGAGGACCAGAAAAGAGCTGTAGCAACATAATCCTTTGCAGTGATAGGAGTGCCATCATTCCAAACAAGATTATTGTTAATAGTCCATGTATAAGTCTTAGATCCGTCATCATTATCTGTTGTTTTCATGTCTTTAACTACTGTAGTATCAACAACAAATTCACCAGCAGGTGTAATATCTACTGTTGCATAACCGTTTGTTAAACGGAAGATATCATTGTCAGCAGCGCCGTTCTGGAAATAAGGCATGAATTCACCGCTGATATCTGTTGAACTTCCGATAATAATCTGACCGGTAGGCTCAGTGGATGTTTCTGTGGGGGTTGGGGTTGCTGTTGCTTCATTTGTGCTATCAGCAGGCGTTGTAGTAGGCTCTGTTGATATTCCCGTGTCATTCTTTCCTTTGCATCCTGCAAGAGAGAATACCATGACTACGGTCAGCAATAATGCTAACACTCTTTTTTGCATAAAATTTCCTCCTTAAAATTTTCTTGATATTATCCTGTTATTATTTGATTCTACGATGTTAATATGTATTTAACTCTTTATCATTTTAAAGTGTTAAACTCAAAAAATATTATACAAAAAAAGCCTTTCTTAACCCACAAAGAGTCATTCAGAAAAGCAACATCGCAAATCATTTTTAATAGGACTATATCACTACGACTTTAGGCCGTCATCACATGTTGTATTATATAATACAATTTCATCAATGTCAATGAATCTTTGCAACCCCTGTATTTATCTATATTTATACAAAAATCACAATGGACTTTACCCTTTTACAGGCATTTTTAATGCAGAAAAATACAATTAGAGTGATTACTTATCGATTTATGAGATAAAAATGTTTCTATTTCGATATTTTCTGCCAATAAAAGACTATCCTTGTATAAAGATTGTTAAAATAATATAAAATTTAAATAAAATTTAATCCAATTTTTTTACAGATTTATGAAATCATTATTTCATATTGTATTCATATTGTACTATTTAGATAATTTTCCAGCAGCCTTTCTGGAGATTCTTCTAAATTTTAGCATATACATATTTAAAAGCACGTCCTGTGTTTCAGACGTGCCTGTGGTAGGAGTTTATATATATATCAGCGCTCATTACCTTTACATTATATTACATTCCAAATATTGTCAAGTAATACTTTAGTCTTGATTTGAACAAAATTAATTCTAAACGCAATAAACCATAAATCTGTTCTAAGACCAATCTTAAGTCAAAATCATGTCTCCTATCGATATCTCCACCTTTTAGGCTACACATTATATATATAATACTTTCCAATAGAGTACAAGTAATTATTTACATTTTTGTAAAATTGAGTTATATTTGTACATTATAAGCACAAAATTTTAGCAAAGCTAATTTGGATTTTCTGATATTGCACTGGTAACGATCAATTTATCCCCCTATCTGCATCATACAAGCTCGGAAGAATCTTTTTAGAAATCTGACTTTAGCATCTTGAATGAGGTGTTACTTATGCAATTCCGTTCAAGTTGAATAAATCAGGTCTAATACATATGGGAGGACAATTATGAAAAAGTTTGTAAAAAGCAATAAATATAGTTTAATCATAGCCTTAATCTTAGTATTTATAAGTTCTGTTTTTAGCACCATTGTTCAATTTAATAAAGGCGATGTTTTGGATAATGCCTTAGCGCGTGATAAAAGCATTACTTTGTTCAGCATTATATCATTAATCATTTTTATTTTTTTAGAAATTATTTTTCACTATTTTTATGATCAGTACAGGGCTGCTTTTACAGTTAACTGCATTAGCCAATTAAGAACAAGCCTTTTTAAAAATACTATTAATAATAATTATGTAAGTTTTTATAAAAACACGAAAGGCGAATTCCTATCAAAATATACGAATGATGTTGAAATGATTCAAAATTCTTATTTTGCAACGATACCTTTGTTGATAGAAATAATTATTAAGATTATTTTAGTAAGTATAGGATTATTTATTCTTGATTGGCGTATTGCTATTGTTACTTTAGTTCTATTGACTACCCCTTTGTACATTCCCAAAATCATTGATAAAAAACTTCAAAAAGCAAAAAAAGAATATTCTGAAGCATTTGAAAATAATTTATCGAAAGTTACTGATTGGTTAGCAGGGTTTGAAATAATAAAAAATTACTCTATAGAATCAAGAATAATAGATAAGTTTACAACATCAAATAAATATACAATGCAAAAAGCTTTAAAAAATAAAAGAATAAATTATACCACGAACTTAATAACAACCTTAATTTCCTATTTATCTTATTTTATCATCTTAACTTTATCCGCAACATTTGTTTATAGACAGATATTTACAGCTGGTGATTTTTTTATTGCAATTGGTATGATTGATCAACTTTCATATCCCTTGATAGCCTTATCTGTTTTTATTCAAGACCTGATATCTATAAAACCAATATGCGATGAAATTATGAATATTGCAGAAATGAAAGAAGACGATGAAAGCAAAAGACTTAACCCAGCAACATTAACTGTGAATAATAATATATTATTTGATAATATTACTTATGGTTATAACGAAGAAAATCCGTTAATAAGCGATTTTTCATTATTACTCCAAAAAAACCAAAAGAACTTAATCCAAGGTCGAAGCGGAACTGGAAAAACTACTCTAATTAATCTACTTTTAAAATACTATACTCCTGATAAGGGAAATATTTATTTAGACAATATTCCTATTCAAGATATTGATAATTTATTTGGGATCATTACCATTGTGAGACAGGAAGCGTTTTTATTCAATGATACTCTTAAGAATAATTTATCGATGTACTCGGATATCAGTGATGAGGTCATTCTAGATGTTTTAGAAAAAGTAAATTTACATAAATTTGCTAACCTATCCAGTCTTAATATGGATATAGCAGAAGGCGGAAATAACCTGTCTGGTGGTGAGAAAAAGAGATTATGTATTGCACGGGCTCTACTTAGAAATACAAACGTATTAATTTTTGATGAGCCTTTAGCGAATCTTGATAATGAAAATGTTTCAACAATTGAAGATATTCTACTGAATATTAATGACAGAACGCTAATTATAGTTTCCCATCAGTTCAGTGAATCCAAATTGAATCAGTTTGATAAAATAATTAAACTGGATGCTTAAAATGGGCAGCAAATTCTGATTGTTTGGTTCTTAAATTAAATAATCTATTGTTCAAATAGGCTTGAGACTATTGGAACGCATTGTCATGATGCGTTCTTTTTTATGGAAACAAACTCCAATTAAATCCCAATACAAGAAAAAAGCACCCTTACGGATGCCTTAACTTCTTTATTCAATCTATAACCATTGATTTTACTGCATTTCTTATAAGCTGGAAATGGGATTCGAACCCACGGCTTCCTCATTACGAGTGAGGTACTCTACCGGCTGAGTTATTCCAGCACATAAAAAATCGAGGTGACGGGATTCGAACCCACGGCCTCTGCGTCCCGAACGCAGCGCTCTACCAATCTGAGCCACACCTCGTTTTACAAGAAGTAATAATTAATCTTGCCAAACTATTATGCTACTTTAACTGTTAAAAGTCAAGAAAAAAATTACTTATTTACAATATATTATGATAATTATATGTATTACTTGGTGAAAATGGAATATATATTTAACTAGAACTTACTTTTGAGGTCTCCTATGATAATTCACGTGGTAGAACCGGGCGATACTATTTATTCCATTGCCGAAACCTATAAAATATCTCCGGAAGCCCTCATCCGGGACAACGGAATTGTTAATTATAATAATCTAGTAATCGGACAGACTATTGTCGTTGTCTATCCACAGGAAGTTTATACAGTTGCTCCGGGGGACACCTTGTATAGTATCGCATCATCACATGGAGTAACTCCTCTTTCACTGTTAAGATACAATCCAAACCTATCAGACAGAAAATATCTCTATCCCGGTGAGCAAATTATCATAAAATACGATAATAATGGAGGACGCTTAAAGGTCAACGGTTATGCATACCCTTTCATTGACCCTGAAATTCTAAAAAAGACCTTACCCTATTTGAGTTTTCTCACAATATTTGAATACAGGCTCTCACTAGATGGTACAATTACAGAGAATAATGATTCCGAACTCGTCAATATGGCTAAGTCATACGGTGTCGCTCCGATTATGGTATTAAGTGCTTATAATACCGTCGTTTCCGATAATTCTTACTCCTATTTTACTCAAGTTAACTCGGCAGAAACCAACCAAAGGACCTTCATAACAATAATAGAAAAATTAGTTGAAAAGGGGTATCTTGGTGTTAATATTTACGTTCAGAGAGTTACGGAGGAAACTCTTGAGATTCTAACAGATAATTTAAAGGCATTCTCTGTGTTACTGAAAGAAATTGGATTTACCATAATGCTTACGCTTACTCCTGAGACCTTTGACCTCCCCCAAGGTGTTACTTATCTAAATATAAACTACAGCGCTCTTGCTGAAGCCGTAGATTATATTTTGCTTCTCTCCTACAACTGGGGGTATACCTATGGACCGCCTGCTGCTGTCACTCAGGTGAATATCGTCAGAAGGAATCTTACTTATGCCATCAGTCAGATTCCGTCCCATAAAATATTTTTGGGTGTTCCTATTATCGGTTATGACTGGAGGCTAATTGGTGAGAATGGCCAATATGTTGCAAATGCCTTGACTTCTGATGCTGCTGTTTTATTGGCTTCAGATGTAGGTGCGGTCATACAGTTTGACTATAATGCTATGGCCCCTTTCTTTACCTACACCAGCAGGGATAATAATACTGATGTGAACCACATTGTCTGGTTTAAGGATGCCAGAAGTATCAGTGTGCTTTATGGTTTAATGCAGGAGTTCAACCTTTCCGGTGCTGCGGTTTGGAACATTATGCATTTCTTTAAACAAATGTGGTTCATTGTAAGTACACAATATGAAATCATCGGTCCATTTGATACGATCTGATTTTATTACTGTTTGTTTCTAAAATGAGGATTATACTTATATATCCTTACGAAGTAAAAGCAAGAAGGAGCAAGATGTTTTAAATACACTAATGCTGTATGAAAACAAACCGCTCCTTCTATATAATTCGAATTATATATTATCTGTTTATAATCTTTTATACATTTGCTTTTCCTTCTCCCATAAAGCATATACCGATAGCACCGGGTCCGGAATGTGCTCCTATACTCGGGCTAATAACATTTACAATAACGGACGCTCCGGCAACTTCTTCCTTTATCAGCTTTACCACCCGTTCTGCATCCTCTGCAGCGTCTCCGTGAACTACACAGATAGTACCAGGATTATTTAGGTATTCTCCCATTTGTTTAACCATATTAGCAACAATGGTAGAGAGGGATTTTTTACGTCCTCTGACTGTGCCTGCCGGTATTAACTTTCCTTCATCATTTATTATCAATATTGGTTTAATATTAATCATACTTCCAACAATAGCTGTCATTTTAGAGACTCTTCCACCTCTTTGCAAGTGAAATAAATCGTCAACGGTAAACTGAACACAGAAATTCTTTAGATGTTCTATAAGCCATTCTTCAATCTCATCTAAGCTTTTACCCGCTTCTTTTAACTCAACAGCTTTCATAACCATCAGACCCTGGCCCAAAGAGGCATTTAAAGAGTCGAACACTATAATCCTGGCATCCGTGAATTCTTCACACAACTCCCTTGCACCGGCAGCTACATTATTATAGCCTCCGCTTAAAGCAGATGAAAAGCTGATATGTAATACATCCTTGCCTTCTTGAATGTATCCTAAAAAGGTCGAATGAATTACCGCCGGATTACTAGCCATTGTACTCGGTAATTTTCCAGCTCTCATGCTGTCATAGAATTCTTTTGGTGTCAGATTAAGCTCATCCCCATAAACTTCATTATTTAGTTCATAGTAATGAGGAATAATTCCCACCTTTTTTTTCTCCACGTACTCGGGCAGTAAA
It includes:
- a CDS encoding ABC transporter substrate-binding protein, which encodes MQKRVLALLLTVVMVFSLAGCKGKNDTGISTEPTTTPADSTNEATATPTPTETSTEPTGQIIIGSSTDISGEFMPYFQNGAADNDIFRLTNGYATVDITPAGEFVVDTTVVKDMKTTDNDDGSKTYTWTINNNLVWNDGTPITAKDYVATALFWSSKVITDMGADNTIVAKYWKGFQDYSTGKAKEFTGVRLLGDDSFSVTIDKANLPYFYELNMASLQPFKLSFFTDDTVTVNDDGKGAYLSDNFTKENYEAKINAARTKVPAITCGPYNATKYDSSTKEAVLEVNPKYLGDYQKQTAHIKTIVYKKVTTETSMDELSTGSVDLLTGMSSGDEINAGLDLVDKGGFNYTAYDRNGYGKLQFVCDFGPTQFVEVRQAVAHLLDRNDFAKAFTGGFGSVVNGPYGPAMWMYQDVKDDLESKLDSYAYSLDDAIKLLEDGGWVYDKDGKAYSSGIRYKKLDDGTYMPLVLEWASSEQNPVSELLVTKLQNNPDVAAAGMKINQTVMTFTELLNYIYRDGSTDKKYAVPTYNMFNLGTGFTPVYDQASAYTTDPEQLKNGANTNFIKDDKLAKTAQDMVLVDPADKTTFESKFEDFIIRWNELLPDLPLYSNQYHDFYNAKLQNYNPNGIWDMKYAILYANVTE
- a CDS encoding ABC transporter ATP-binding protein codes for the protein MKKFVKSNKYSLIIALILVFISSVFSTIVQFNKGDVLDNALARDKSITLFSIISLIIFIFLEIIFHYFYDQYRAAFTVNCISQLRTSLFKNTINNNYVSFYKNTKGEFLSKYTNDVEMIQNSYFATIPLLIEIIIKIILVSIGLFILDWRIAIVTLVLLTTPLYIPKIIDKKLQKAKKEYSEAFENNLSKVTDWLAGFEIIKNYSIESRIIDKFTTSNKYTMQKALKNKRINYTTNLITTLISYLSYFIILTLSATFVYRQIFTAGDFFIAIGMIDQLSYPLIALSVFIQDLISIKPICDEIMNIAEMKEDDESKRLNPATLTVNNNILFDNITYGYNEENPLISDFSLLLQKNQKNLIQGRSGTGKTTLINLLLKYYTPDKGNIYLDNIPIQDIDNLFGIITIVRQEAFLFNDTLKNNLSMYSDISDEVILDVLEKVNLHKFANLSSLNMDIAEGGNNLSGGEKKRLCIARALLRNTNVLIFDEPLANLDNENVSTIEDILLNINDRTLIIVSHQFSESKLNQFDKIIKLDA
- a CDS encoding LysM peptidoglycan-binding domain-containing protein; the protein is MIIHVVEPGDTIYSIAETYKISPEALIRDNGIVNYNNLVIGQTIVVVYPQEVYTVAPGDTLYSIASSHGVTPLSLLRYNPNLSDRKYLYPGEQIIIKYDNNGGRLKVNGYAYPFIDPEILKKTLPYLSFLTIFEYRLSLDGTITENNDSELVNMAKSYGVAPIMVLSAYNTVVSDNSYSYFTQVNSAETNQRTFITIIEKLVEKGYLGVNIYVQRVTEETLEILTDNLKAFSVLLKEIGFTIMLTLTPETFDLPQGVTYLNINYSALAEAVDYILLLSYNWGYTYGPPAAVTQVNIVRRNLTYAISQIPSHKIFLGVPIIGYDWRLIGENGQYVANALTSDAAVLLASDVGAVIQFDYNAMAPFFTYTSRDNNTDVNHIVWFKDARSISVLYGLMQEFNLSGAAVWNIMHFFKQMWFIVSTQYEIIGPFDTI
- a CDS encoding DegV family protein, giving the protein MRDFVITTDSNCDLLPEYVEKKKVGIIPHYYELNNEVYGDELNLTPKEFYDSMRAGKLPSTMASNPAVIHSTFLGYIQEGKDVLHISFSSALSGGYNNVAAGARELCEEFTDARIIVFDSLNASLGQGLMVMKAVELKEAGKSLDEIEEWLIEHLKNFCVQFTVDDLFHLQRGGRVSKMTAIVGSMINIKPILIINDEGKLIPAGTVRGRKKSLSTIVANMVKQMGEYLNNPGTICVVHGDAAEDAERVVKLIKEEVAGASVIVNVISPSIGAHSGPGAIGICFMGEGKANV